The Mauremys reevesii isolate NIE-2019 linkage group 13, ASM1616193v1, whole genome shotgun sequence genome contains a region encoding:
- the LOC120379923 gene encoding olfactory receptor 14A16-like, translated as MSNRTTMTEFLLLGFSEIQELQILHFVVFLVLYLATLMGNLVIITAIALNHHLDSPMCFFLMNLSILDLGSISVTIPKSMANSLMNTRVISYSGCITQVFLLLFFASADFALLTIMAYDRYIAICQPLHYKTVMNRRACVQMVAIAWICSILYSALNTGNTFALTFCGGNVVNQFFCEIPQLLKLTCSDSYLSESGVIVFSVCLVLSCFFLIIVSYVQIFKTVLRIPSEQGRRKAFSTCLPHLIMISLFLFPGTFAYLKPISSSTSGIDLVASILYSVVPPMMNPIIYSIRNKEIKAALWKMIGLRPFTKNKMSAFSP; from the coding sequence atgtccaaccgAACCACTATGaccgagttccttctcctgggtTTCTCTGAGATTCAagagctgcagattttgcactttgtggtgtttctGGTGCtttacctggcaaccctaatgggGAATCTTGTCATCATCACAGCCATAGCCCTCAACCACCATCTTGACAGCCCCATGTGCTTCTTCCTGATGAATTTGTCCATCCTGGACCTTGGCtccatctctgtcaccatccccaaatccatggccaatTCCCTCATGAACACCAGGGTGATTTCTTATTCCGGATGTATCACCCAAGTCTTTCTTCTCTTATTCTTTGCTTCAGCAGATTTTGCCTTACTGACCATCATGGCGTATGACCGATACATCGCtatctgccaaccactgcactataAGACCGTGATGAACAGAAGAGCATGTGTCCAAATGGTGGCCATTGCCTGGATTTGCAGTATTCTGTATTCTGCTCTGAATACTGGGAACACGTTTGCGTTAACTTTCTGTGGAGGCAACGTAGTGAACCaattcttctgtgaaatcccccagctACTCAAGCTCACCTGCTCTGACTCATACCTCAGTGAAAGTGGAGTTATTGTTTTTAGTGTGTGCTTAGTCTTAAGctgcttttttttaataattgtgtcttatgttcagatcttcaaaactgtgctgagaatcccctctgagcagggccggcgtaaagccttctccacctgcctccctcacctcaTTATGATCTCCTTGTTCCTTTTTCCTGGCACCTTTGCATACCTAAAACCCATCTCCAGCTCCACATCAGGCATAGATCTTGTGGCATCGATTCTCTATTCTGTTGTGCCTCCCATGATGAATCCAATCATCTACAGTATAAGGAACAAGGAAATTAAAGCTGCCCTGTGGAAAATGATTGGATTGAGGCCATTCACAAAGAATAAAATGTCTGCCTTTTCCCCATAA
- the LOC120380955 gene encoding olfactory receptor 14A16-like, giving the protein MSNQTTLTEFLLLGFSDVRELQILHFALFLLIYLAALMGNLLIITAVALNPHLQTPMYFFLANLSILDFGSISVTIPKSMANSLMNTRVISYPGCVTQVFLFFLFTATDLALLTIMAYDRYVAICQPLRYESVMNRRACVQLAASAWITGIVYSALHTGNTFRLPFCQYNDINQFFCEIPQLLKITCSDSYLSEVGLLAFSVFLSLNCFVFIIVSYVQIFKTVLRIPSEQGRHKAFSTCLPHLTVVSLLLFTGIFAYLKPTSSSPSGLDLVVGVLYSLVPPVMNPIIYSMRNKEIKAALKKLIVWKLFTKS; this is encoded by the coding sequence atgtccaaccaaaccaccctgaccgagttccttctcctgggattctctgacgttcgggagctgcagattttgcactttgCGTTATTCCTGCTGATTTACCTGGCAGCCCTGAtggggaatcttctcatcatcaCAGCCGTAGCCCTCAACCCCCATCTTCAAAcacccatgtacttcttcctggcgAATCTGTCCATCCTAGACTTCGGCTCCATCTCCGTTaccatccccaaatccatggccaatTCTCTCATGAACACCAGGGTGATTTCTTATCCCGGATGTGTCACCCAAgtctttctctttttcctcttcacTGCAACTGATCTTGCCTTACTCACCATCATGGCGTACGACCGATAtgtcgccatctgccaaccactgcgCTATGAGAGTgtgatgaacaggagagcttgtgtccaactggcagccagtgcctggattaCTGGTATTGTCTACTCTGCCCTGCACACTGGCAACACCTTCAGGTTACCATTCTGCCAGTACAATGACATcaaccagttcttctgtgaaatcccccaaCTACTCAAGATCACCTGCTCTGACTCATACCTCAGTGAAGTTGGGCTTCTTGCCTTTAGTGTGTTTTTAAGTTTAAACTGCTTTGTTTTCATTATTGTGTCttatgttcagatcttcaaaactgtgctgagaatcccctctgagcagggccggcataaagccttctccacctgcctgcctcacctcactgtggtctctttgttgcttttcactggcatctttgcctacctgaaacccacctccagctcaCCTTCAGGTCTGGACCTTGTGGTGGGTGTTCTCTATTCCCTGGTGCCTCCAGTGATGAATCcgatcatctacagcatgaggaacaaggagatcaaaGCTGCATTGAAGAAACTGATTGTGTGGAAGTTATTCACCAAGAGTTAA
- the LOC120380234 gene encoding olfactory receptor 14A16-like: MSNQTTVTEFLLLGFSDIWELQILHFVVFLVIYLVALVGNLLIITAIALDHHLHTPMYFFLVNLSILDLGSISVTIPKSMANSLMNTRSISYSGCVTQVFLFIFFISADYALLTVMAYDRHVAICQPLHYERVMNRMACVQMAAGVWISGILYSALHTGSTFVISFCGGNVVDQFFCEIPQLLKLACSDSDLSETGAIVFSACLALSCFVFIIVSYIQIFKAVLRIPSVQGRRKAFSTCLPHLTMVSLLVCPSIFAYLIPTSSSASNLDLLVGVLYSVVPPMMNPIIYSMRNREVKGSLSKLIGWRLFSKNKMSIFLL; this comes from the coding sequence ATGTCCAATCAAACCACTGTGActgagttccttctcctgggattctctgacatttgggagctgcagattttacacTTTGTGGTGTTCTTGGTGATTTACCTTGTGGCCCTGGtggggaatcttctcatcatcaCAGCCATAGCACTTGACCAccatcttcacacccccatgtacttcttcctggtgaatctgtccatcctagacctcggctccatctctgtcaccatccccaaatccatggccaatTCCCTCATGAACACCAGGTCGATTTCTTATTCTGGATGCGTCACACAAGTCTTTCTCTTTATCTTCTTTATTTCAGCAGATTATGCATTATTGACTGTCATGGCATATGACCGACACgtcgccatctgccaaccactgcactatgagagAGTGATGAACAGGATGGCAtgtgtccaaatggcagcagGTGTGTGGATCAGTGGTATTCTTTACTCTGCCCTGCACACTGGGAGCACATTTGTGATATCTTTCTGTGGAGGGAACGtggtggatcagttcttctgtgaaatcccccagctCCTCAAGCTCGCCTGCTCTGactcagacctcagtgaaacTGGGGCTATTGTCTTCAGTGCATGCTTAGCCTTAAGCTGCTTTGTTTTCATAATTGTGTCATATATTCAGATCTTCAAAGCTgtgctgagaatcccctctgTGCAGGGCCGgcgtaaagccttctccacctgcctccctcacctcaCTATGGTCTCTTTGTTAGTTTGCCCTAGCATCTTTGCCTACCTGATACCCACGTCCAGCTCAGCATCAAATCTGGATCTCTTGGTGGGTGTTCTCTATTCTGTGGTGCCTCCAATGATGAATCCCatcatctacagcatgagaaACAGGGAGGTGAAAGGTTCATTGAGTAAACTGATAGGCTGGAGGTTATTCAGCAAGAATAAAATGTCCATATTTCTCCTTTGA